One window from the genome of Rhodobacteraceae bacterium S2214 encodes:
- a CDS encoding FixH family protein, producing MTEAVQKELTGRKVLLIVCSAFAVIIGVNLTLAYKAVATFPGLETKNSYVASQAFDANRAAQEALGWDVSARVEAGQLRLSIMHDGEPVKVDIQSAVLGRATNVSQDQTPVLAFDGRDYVAPVSLERGNWNLRLVAQAEDGTMFQQRIIVETAR from the coding sequence ATGACTGAAGCTGTTCAAAAAGAACTGACAGGCCGCAAGGTGTTGTTGATCGTGTGTTCTGCATTTGCTGTGATTATCGGCGTGAACCTGACGTTGGCCTATAAGGCGGTCGCGACATTCCCGGGGCTCGAAACCAAGAATTCCTATGTCGCGAGCCAAGCTTTTGACGCCAATCGCGCCGCGCAAGAGGCGCTGGGCTGGGACGTCAGCGCACGTGTGGAGGCGGGTCAATTGCGTCTCAGCATCATGCATGATGGCGAACCAGTGAAGGTCGACATTCAGTCTGCAGTATTGGGCCGCGCGACCAATGTGTCCCAAGATCAGACACCTGTTCTGGCCTTTGATGGACGGGACTACGTCGCACCCGTGTCGCTGGAACGTGGGAACTGGAACCTGCGTCTGGTCGCACAGGCCGAAGATGGCACGATGTTCCAGCAACGTATCATTGTGGAGACAGCCAGATGA
- the ccoG gene encoding cytochrome c oxidase accessory protein CcoG codes for MNTPEPPKLFAPQEPIFPRRVTGFFRTMKWWIMAVTLGIYYLTPWIRWDRGPALPDQAVLVDMAHRRFYFFWIEIWPHEFYFVAGLLIMAGLGLFLFTSALGRVWCGYTCPQTVWTDLFILVERWIEGDRNARVRLWKASWDIKKWRLRLTKWFVWLLIAVATGGAWVFYFTDAPTLAQDLIAGTAHPVAYTTIAILTGTTFLFGGFMREQVCIYMCPWPRIQGAMMDDDTLTVAYRDWRGEPRAKKRLEDTGDCIDCMACVNVCPMGIDIREGQQMECITCALCIDACDDVMDKIGKPRGLIDYLALSDEPEERAGKPPKPVWKHILRTRTILYTALWSLIGFGLVFALFIRADIDLTVEPVRNPQYIVMSDGSVRNTYTIRLRNKHGEPRDFRISLSADTILRIAQEGSDTNILTVAPDSTTQVRVYVIARPQDPAATEQTTDLRFWVEDVENGERAHRDSVFNGKDQ; via the coding sequence ATGAACACTCCCGAACCCCCTAAATTATTTGCGCCGCAGGAACCGATTTTCCCGCGGCGTGTCACCGGTTTTTTCCGCACGATGAAGTGGTGGATCATGGCCGTGACGCTGGGCATTTATTACCTCACGCCGTGGATCCGTTGGGATCGCGGGCCCGCGCTGCCTGATCAGGCGGTGCTGGTTGATATGGCGCATCGCCGTTTCTATTTCTTCTGGATCGAGATTTGGCCCCACGAATTCTACTTCGTAGCAGGCCTTTTGATCATGGCTGGTCTTGGCCTGTTCTTGTTCACCTCGGCGCTGGGCCGTGTGTGGTGCGGTTATACCTGTCCGCAAACTGTTTGGACCGACCTGTTTATCCTTGTCGAACGCTGGATTGAAGGTGATCGCAACGCTCGTGTTCGGTTGTGGAAAGCAAGCTGGGATATCAAGAAGTGGCGTCTGCGCCTGACGAAGTGGTTCGTATGGCTGTTGATTGCCGTCGCCACTGGCGGGGCGTGGGTGTTTTACTTCACGGATGCGCCGACGCTGGCCCAAGATTTGATCGCGGGCACGGCCCATCCGGTTGCCTATACGACTATCGCCATCCTGACTGGGACCACATTCCTGTTTGGCGGTTTCATGCGCGAACAGGTCTGTATCTACATGTGCCCATGGCCGCGCATCCAAGGTGCGATGATGGATGACGATACGTTGACTGTTGCCTACCGCGACTGGCGGGGCGAACCGCGTGCGAAGAAACGTCTCGAAGACACTGGCGATTGTATTGATTGCATGGCCTGCGTGAACGTCTGCCCCATGGGCATCGACATTCGTGAAGGGCAGCAGATGGAATGTATCACCTGTGCGCTTTGCATTGATGCCTGCGACGACGTCATGGACAAGATCGGCAAGCCACGCGGTTTGATCGACTATCTGGCGCTTTCTGATGAACCTGAGGAACGGGCAGGCAAGCCGCCAAAACCCGTGTGGAAACATATCCTGCGGACCCGCACGATCCTGTATACAGCACTTTGGTCTTTGATCGGTTTCGGCCTTGTGTTCGCGCTGTTCATTCGTGCGGATATTGACCTGACGGTCGAACCTGTCCGCAATCCACAGTACATTGTGATGTCGGATGGATCTGTCCGGAACACCTATACGATCCGTCTGCGCAATAAACACGGTGAACCCCGCGACTTCCGGATTTCACTGTCCGCCGATACAATCCTGCGGATTGCACAAGAAGGGTCTGATACGAATATTCTGACGGTCGCGCCCGACAGCACGACCCAAGTCCGCGTCTATGTCATTGCACGGCCACAAGACCCGGCAGCGACCGAACAGACCACGGATCTGCGGTTCTGGGTCGAAGATGTTGAAAACGGTGAACGCGCCCATAGGGATAGCGTCTTTAACGGAAAGGATCAGTGA
- the ccoP gene encoding cytochrome-c oxidase, cbb3-type subunit III: protein MSDPNKDKDIDEATGVDTTGHEWDGIKELNNPLPRWWLWSFYLCIIWGIGYVIAYPAWPLINGATTGLLGYSTRGEVAAEIDRYKDQNAELTSALAEVELASLGDNAELNRFAVSAGGAVFRTNCSQCHGSGAAGAKGYPNLLDDDWLWGGTIEDIAYTVNHGIRNETDLDAHWSQMPAFGEILEKEEISQVVHYVMSLSSAEHDADKAVAGAVLFDEQCSACHGVNAEGDYGIGAPNLADAIWLYGGDEDTLVETITYSRFGVMPAWGPRLTPADVNAVAAYVHQLGGGE from the coding sequence ATGAGTGATCCAAACAAAGACAAAGATATCGACGAAGCAACCGGTGTCGATACCACAGGTCACGAATGGGACGGCATCAAAGAACTGAACAACCCTTTGCCGCGGTGGTGGCTGTGGTCGTTCTATCTGTGCATCATCTGGGGCATTGGCTACGTCATTGCCTATCCGGCTTGGCCGCTGATCAATGGTGCTACAACGGGTCTGCTCGGGTATTCGACACGTGGTGAAGTTGCCGCTGAGATCGACCGCTATAAGGACCAGAACGCTGAACTGACCTCTGCCTTGGCCGAGGTCGAACTTGCGTCATTGGGCGACAACGCAGAACTGAACCGCTTTGCGGTGTCTGCGGGTGGTGCTGTATTCCGCACCAATTGTTCCCAGTGTCACGGGTCCGGTGCGGCGGGTGCCAAAGGCTATCCGAACTTGCTGGATGATGACTGGCTGTGGGGCGGCACGATTGAAGACATCGCTTACACCGTGAACCACGGGATCAGAAATGAAACCGATCTGGATGCCCATTGGTCGCAAATGCCGGCCTTTGGCGAAATACTTGAGAAAGAAGAGATTTCACAGGTGGTTCACTACGTGATGTCGCTGTCGTCGGCAGAACATGACGCCGATAAAGCCGTAGCAGGGGCCGTGTTGTTCGACGAACAATGCAGCGCGTGTCATGGCGTCAATGCCGAAGGTGACTACGGTATTGGTGCCCCGAACCTTGCGGATGCGATCTGGCTCTATGGCGGGGATGAGGACACGTTGGTTGAAACCATCACCTATTCCCGCTTCGGCGTGATGCCCGCTTGGGGTCCGCGTCTGACACCTGCCGATGTCAATGCAGTTGCTGCCTACGTCCATCAATTGGGCGGCGGCGAATAA
- a CDS encoding cbb3-type cytochrome c oxidase subunit 3 produces MDTYSFLRELADSWVLLALTLFFIGTIFWAFRPGSRDVHKEVADIPFRNETAQPTDPEAKS; encoded by the coding sequence ATGGATACATATTCTTTCCTGCGCGAATTGGCGGATAGCTGGGTTTTGCTGGCGTTGACGCTGTTCTTCATCGGTACGATTTTTTGGGCGTTCCGCCCCGGCAGTCGTGACGTCCACAAAGAAGTCGCTGACATCCCGTTTCGCAATGAAACCGCCCAACCTACCGATCCGGAGGCAAAATCATGA
- the ccoO gene encoding cytochrome-c oxidase, cbb3-type subunit II — MAFLDKHQMLERSPTLLLVGSFLVVTIGGIVEIAPLFYLENTIEEVEGVRPYSPLELTGRDIYIREGCYNCHSQMIRPMRDEVERYGHYSLAAESMYDHPFQWGSKRTGPDVARVGGRYSDAWHVDHLIDPQSVVPESIMPKYAFLMDTVIDGEYVQDLMETHRFVGVPYTDEMIENANADFKVQVDYDGDWDAMLERYPNAVVSNFDGQPELTEMDALVAYLQMLGTLVDFSTFTPDASR, encoded by the coding sequence ATGGCATTTCTTGATAAACACCAGATGCTGGAACGTAGCCCGACATTGCTGTTGGTTGGTTCCTTCCTTGTGGTCACCATCGGCGGGATTGTGGAAATTGCTCCGCTTTTCTACCTCGAAAACACGATTGAGGAAGTGGAGGGGGTACGTCCGTATTCCCCTCTCGAACTCACCGGTCGCGATATCTACATCCGTGAAGGTTGCTACAACTGCCACAGCCAGATGATCCGTCCAATGCGTGACGAGGTCGAACGGTACGGGCATTATTCATTGGCTGCAGAATCGATGTATGACCACCCGTTTCAATGGGGGTCAAAGCGAACTGGCCCTGATGTCGCTCGTGTTGGCGGTCGGTATTCCGATGCGTGGCATGTGGATCACCTGATTGATCCGCAATCCGTTGTCCCAGAATCCATCATGCCGAAATATGCGTTCTTGATGGATACAGTGATCGACGGCGAATACGTCCAAGATCTGATGGAAACGCACCGCTTTGTGGGTGTTCCCTACACCGATGAGATGATCGAAAACGCGAACGCCGACTTTAAGGTGCAGGTCGATTATGACGGCGATTGGGACGCGATGTTGGAACGCTACCCGAATGCGGTTGTGTCCAATTTCGATGGACAGCCTGAGCTGACAGAGATGGACGCGCTTGTTGCCTATCTGCAGATGCTGGGCACTTTGGTCGACTTCTCAACCTTCACCCCAGATGCAAGCCGCTAA